From the Drosophila subpulchrella strain 33 F10 #4 breed RU33 unplaced genomic scaffold, RU_Dsub_v1.1 Primary Assembly Seq357, whole genome shotgun sequence genome, one window contains:
- the LOC119561496 gene encoding histone H2B — MSIMNSFVNDIFERIAAEASRLAHYNKRSTITSREIQTAVRLLLPGELAKHAVSEGTKAVTKYTSSK; from the coding sequence ATGAGCATCATGAACAGCTTTGTGAATGATATCTTCGAGCGCATTGCTGCCGAGGCGTCTCGTCTGGCTCACTACAACAAGCGCTCGACCATAACCAGTCGGGAGATCCAAACGGCTGTTCGCCTGCTCCTGCCCGGAGAGTTGGCCAAGCACGCCGTCAGTGAGGGAACCAAGGCTGTCACCAAGTACACCAGCTCCAAGTAA
- the LOC119561463 gene encoding histone H2A has product MSGRGKGGKVKGKAKSRSNRAGLQFPVGRIHRLLRKGNYAERVGAGAPVYLAAVMEYLAAEVLELAGNAARDNKKTRIIPRHLQLAIRNDEELNKLLSGVTIAQGGVLPNIQAVLLPKKTEKKA; this is encoded by the coding sequence ATGTCTGGTCGTGgaaaaggtggcaaagtgaagGGAAAGGCAAAGTCCCGCTCTAACCGTGCCGGTCTTCAGTTCCCAGTGGGCCGTATTCACCGTTTGCTCCGCAAGGGCAACTATGCCGAGCGAGTTGGGGCCGGCGCTCCAGTTTACCTGGCTGCTGTGATGGAATATCTGGCCGCTGAGGTTCTCGAATTGGCTGGCAATGCTGCTCGTGACAACAAGAAGACTAGGATTATTCCTCGTCATCTGCAGCTGGCCATCCGCAACGACGAGGAGTTGAACAAACTACTCTCCGGCGTCACCATTGCCCAGGGTGGAGTGTTGCCCAACATCCAGGCTGTTCTGTTGCCCAAGAAGACCGAGAAGAAGGCTTAA
- the LOC119561475 gene encoding histone H4, translated as MTGRGKGGKGLGKGGAKRHRKVLRDNIQGITKPAIRRLARRGGVKRISGLIYEETRGVLKVFLENVIRDAVTYTEHAKRKTVTAMDVVYALKRQGRTLYGFGG; from the coding sequence ATGACTGGTCGCGGTAAAGGAGGCAAAGGCTTGGGAAAAGGAGGCGCCAAGCGTCATCGCAAAGTGCTGCGAGATAACATCCAGGGTATCACTAAGCCAGCAATCCGCCGTTTGGCTCGTCGCGGCGGTGTGAAGCGCATCTCGGGACTCATTTACGAGGAAACACGTGGCGTTCTGAAGGTGTTCTTGGAGAACGTTATCCGCGATGCCGTCACCTACACCGAACACGCCAAGAGGAAGACTGTCACAGCCATGGATGTTGTGTACGCTCTGAAGAGGCAAGGCCGCACCCTGTACGGCTTCGGCGGTTAA
- the LOC119561433 gene encoding histone H1-like, giving the protein MSDSAVATSASPVAAPSVSVEKKVATKKASGSAAPKVKRAAAPPSHPPTQQMVDASIKNLKERGGSSLLAIKKYITATYKCDAQKLAPFIKKYLKSAVVNGKLIQTKGKGASGSFKLSASAKKDPKPKPASAEKKVKSKKVAVKKTGSTAKKAAAGADEKKPKAKKAVTTKKTAEKKKTEKAKAKDAKKTGTVKAKPTAAKAKSIAAKPKAAKAPKAKPAASAKPKKAVKKAAAPATAKKPKAKTTAAKK; this is encoded by the coding sequence atgtctgattcTGCAGTTGCAACGTCCGCTTCCCCAGTGGCTGCCCCGTCAGTGTCAGTTGAGAAGAAGGTGGCCACCAAGAAGGCATCTGGATCCGCTGCCCCAAAGGTGAAAAGGGCTGCTGCCCCGCCATCGCATCCGccaactcaacaaatggtgGACGCATCCATCAAGAATTTGAAGGAACGTGGCGGCTCATCGCTTCTGGCAATTAAGAAATACATCACTGCCACCTATAAATGCGATGCCCAGAAGCTGGCTCCATTCATCAAGAAATACTTGAAATCCGCCGTGGTCAATGGAAAGCTGATCCAAACCAAGGGAAAAGGGGCGTCTGGCTCATTTAAACTGTCGGCCTCCGCCAAGAAGGATCCGAAGCCGAAGCCTGCGTCTGCTGAGAAGAAGGTGAAAAGCAAGAAGGTAGCCGTCAAGAAGACCGGATCCACCGCCAAGAAAGCTGCCGCCGGAGCTGACGAGAAGAAGCCCAAGGCTAAGAAGGCTGTTACCACCAAAAAGACCGCAGAGAAGaagaaaaccgaaaaggcAAAGGCCAAGGATGCCAAGAAAACTGGAACCGTAAAGGCGAAGCCAACAGCAGCGAAGGCCAAGTCGATCGCAGCGAAGCCAAAGGCGGCGAAAGCACCAAAGGCCAAGCCAGCGGCGTCTGCTAAGCCCAAAAAGGCGGTGAAAAAAGCAGCTGCTCCTGCTACCGCTAAAAAGCCGAAAGCCAAGACTACGGCTGCCAAGAAGTAA
- the LOC119561454 gene encoding histone H2A, with the protein MSGRGKGGKVKGKAKSRSNRAGLQFPVGRIHRLLRKGNYAERVGAGAPVYLAAVMEYLAAEVLELAGNAARDNKKTRIIPRHLQLAIRNDEELNKLLSGVTIAQGGVLPNIQAVLLPKKTEKKA; encoded by the coding sequence atgtctgGTCGTGgaaaaggtggcaaagtgaagGGAAAGGCAAAGTCCCGCTCTAACCGTGCCGGTCTTCAGTTCCCAGTGGGCCGTATTCACCGTTTGCTCCGCAAGGGCAACTATGCCGAGCGAGTTGGGGCCGGCGCTCCAGTTTACCTGGCTGCTGTGATGGAATATCTGGCCGCTGAGGTTCTCGAATTGGCTGGCAATGCTGCTCGTGACAACAAGAAGACTAGGATTATTCCTCGTCATCTGCAGCTGGCCATCCGCAACGACGAGGAGTTGAACAAACTACTCTCCGGCGTCACCATTGCCCAGGGTGGAGTGTTGCCCAACATCCAGGCTGTTCTGTTGCCCAAGAAGACCGAGAAGAAGGCTTAA